TATCGAATCCCGGCGCTATAAACAGTTGTTTGGTAAAAACCTTACTATCGAATCCCAGCGCTATAAACGGCTGCTTGGTAAAAGCCTCACTATCGAATCGGGTATAAACGGTTGCTTGATAAAAACCTCACTATCGAATCCCCGCGCTATAAACGGTTGCTTGGTAAAAAGCTCGAATCCCCGCGGCATCGACCGCGGGGTCCATTTACTGAACTATTTCCAGGTATAAATCTTTCCATTTAGGATTATTTTTTTGAATGAGATCTACCTTCCACTGGCGTTTCCACTCTTTTAATCTTTTTTCTCGAGCAGCAGCTAACGTAATATCAGTAAAAATTTCATAATACACAAGGATAGTAACATTATATTTTTGGGTAAATCCTGGGGCAAATTTATTTTTGTGTTCCCAAAC
This Legionella fallonii LLAP-10 DNA region includes the following protein-coding sequences:
- a CDS encoding GIY-YIG nuclease family protein, whose protein sequence is MKESYVYILANKHNGTLYIGLTSDLIKRVWEHKNKFAPGFTQKYNVTILVYYEIFTDITLAAAREKRLKEWKRQWKVDLIQKNNPKWKDLYLEIVQ